The Neochlamydia sp. S13 genome has a segment encoding these proteins:
- a CDS encoding DUF721 domain-containing protein, with product MQKAIRRTPKNYDGTAITTHKISDVLSQLVFQIRENYRLRPDLVLAAWPEVIGAKLASMTQAMSFIDGVLHVKVKNSTLHSLLSQNDKNRIIASLKTKFPHIHLKNIVFRIG from the coding sequence GTGCAAAAAGCAATTCGAAGAACTCCTAAGAATTATGATGGCACTGCAATTACCACACACAAAATTTCGGATGTGCTTTCTCAGCTCGTTTTTCAAATTCGCGAGAATTATCGCCTTCGTCCAGATCTTGTGTTAGCAGCATGGCCTGAAGTCATTGGAGCTAAGCTAGCATCTATGACACAAGCCATGTCTTTTATTGATGGCGTTCTGCATGTTAAAGTAAAAAACTCTACTTTACACAGTCTTTTAAGCCAAAATGATAAAAATCGAATTATAGCTAGTTTAAAAACCAAGTTCCCTCATATTCATCTCAAGAACATCGTTTTTCGGATTGGATGA
- a CDS encoding bifunctional serine/threonine-protein kinase/formylglycine-generating enzyme family protein: protein MELRTKEAKILGDYTVIKQIGQGSLGNVYLAEHRFMKKHYILKVLPEELSADRAFIQRFEEDVANLSALDHPHIVKIHNVSYSHGQYFLVTDCVVDELGETTNLMQYMVGRGKRLEEEELFRLLRQIAEALDYAHGKKLVHRGLKLNNILVSNRLGAQIDLYLSDFGLSRIVGVGSVLTRIYKNVAESLGIGSAVNPIKAGQERYVSSVENSKLIPLHASFLQTYFFLAPEQKRLDTSKIVDVQVDCYAFGVLAYYLLMNEFPEGIFEMPSERPDLRWNWDRLISSCLQNDPAKRPESLVYELDKMQASPAKALSVEGLAEEGLAEVYILDQPALKEAERATQKVIKHDEKQAATLRPILRTAQLERPQTDPDPAAVFQIDTSVKSYRPEYKEVKNIQPLLTDMVIVSGGSFYRGSNDGNRDEVPRHQVILAGFAIDIHPVTNEQFVRFLEVMGGEKDSNHQDIIRMRDSRIKRSGGKLSIESGYAKHPVVGVTWYGAVAYAKWIGKRLPTEAEWEIAARGGQENSLYPTGEEIEKSQANFFSSDTTAVMSYIPNGYGLYDMVGNVYEWCQDWYGYNYYEISIQEPENPKGPLQGVYRVLRGGCWKSLKEDLRCSRRHRNNPGTVNGTYGFRCAADVQ, encoded by the coding sequence ATGGAACTTAGAACAAAAGAAGCGAAAATATTAGGGGATTATACTGTTATCAAACAGATAGGCCAAGGATCGCTAGGGAATGTTTATTTAGCCGAGCATCGCTTTATGAAAAAGCATTATATCCTAAAAGTTCTTCCGGAAGAGCTGAGTGCCGATAGAGCTTTTATTCAGCGTTTTGAAGAAGATGTAGCTAATTTATCCGCTCTAGATCATCCGCATATAGTTAAAATTCATAATGTTTCCTACTCGCATGGACAATACTTTTTAGTTACCGATTGTGTAGTAGATGAATTGGGTGAAACAACCAATTTAATGCAATATATGGTGGGCCGGGGCAAACGACTAGAGGAAGAAGAATTATTTCGTCTGCTCAGACAGATTGCTGAAGCATTGGATTATGCGCATGGAAAAAAACTTGTCCATCGTGGCCTTAAGCTTAATAATATTTTGGTAAGTAATAGACTAGGAGCACAAATTGACCTTTATCTTTCGGATTTCGGCCTTTCGCGTATTGTCGGTGTAGGATCTGTCTTAACGCGCATATATAAGAATGTAGCCGAATCTTTAGGTATTGGATCTGCCGTAAATCCTATTAAAGCAGGGCAGGAACGGTACGTAAGCTCGGTGGAAAATTCAAAGTTAATTCCCTTGCACGCTTCTTTTTTACAGACTTACTTTTTTTTAGCTCCTGAGCAAAAACGCTTGGATACATCCAAAATAGTAGATGTGCAAGTGGATTGTTATGCTTTTGGAGTGCTGGCGTATTATTTATTGATGAATGAGTTTCCAGAAGGCATTTTTGAAATGCCTTCCGAGCGTCCAGACTTGCGGTGGAACTGGGATAGATTAATATCAAGTTGTCTACAAAATGATCCTGCTAAGCGTCCAGAATCGCTTGTGTACGAGCTTGATAAAATGCAAGCTTCGCCTGCTAAAGCTCTTTCTGTTGAGGGTTTAGCAGAGGAGGGTTTAGCAGAGGTTTATATACTTGATCAACCTGCATTAAAAGAGGCAGAAAGGGCTACCCAAAAAGTAATTAAGCATGACGAAAAGCAAGCGGCTACATTAAGGCCTATCCTTCGTACCGCCCAATTAGAAAGGCCTCAAACAGATCCGGATCCGGCTGCTGTCTTTCAGATTGATACCAGCGTAAAATCTTACCGCCCCGAATATAAAGAAGTAAAAAATATTCAACCTCTTTTAACTGATATGGTCATTGTATCAGGAGGGAGTTTTTATCGCGGTAGTAATGATGGAAACCGCGATGAGGTACCTCGCCATCAAGTAATTTTAGCTGGTTTTGCTATCGATATCCATCCGGTAACTAACGAGCAGTTTGTCCGCTTTTTAGAGGTCATGGGTGGAGAAAAAGATAGCAATCATCAAGATATTATCCGTATGCGTGATTCAAGAATCAAACGTAGTGGCGGTAAATTAAGTATTGAATCGGGATATGCTAAACATCCAGTGGTGGGGGTAACCTGGTATGGGGCTGTAGCTTATGCCAAGTGGATAGGAAAACGCCTTCCTACAGAAGCAGAATGGGAAATTGCAGCACGAGGTGGACAAGAAAATTCTCTTTATCCTACAGGTGAAGAGATTGAAAAATCTCAAGCTAACTTTTTCAGTTCGGATACTACTGCGGTGATGAGTTATATTCCTAATGGGTATGGCCTCTATGACATGGTAGGAAACGTCTATGAATGGTGTCAAGATTGGTACGGTTATAATTACTATGAGATATCCATTCAAGAGCCGGAAAATCCTAAAGGGCCTTTACAAGGTGTTTACCGGGTCTTAAGGGGAGGCTGTTGGAAAAGTCTAAAAGAAGACTTACGGTGCTCAAGGCGGCATCGGAACAATCCAGGTACTGTGAATGGAACCTATGGCTTCCGTTGTGCTGCTGATGTTCAATGA
- the ispH gene encoding 4-hydroxy-3-methylbut-2-enyl diphosphate reductase, producing the protein MKLLLSKPRGFCAGVERAIETVEKALSLWGRPIYVKHEIVHNKHVVESLKAKGAIFIEEVDEVPRGARLIYSAHGVSPAVRAAAQKRNLIEIDATCGLVTRVHSAVKRFANLGYQIILIGHRHHVEIIGTAGEAPEVTTIVESVEDVENLTFQSSDKLFYITQTTLSLDDVGEITQALIAKYSHIVTLPSSSICYATTNRQLALREITDATDLVLVVGDPQSSNSNRLRELAANKGIASYLINDDSEIDPQWIKGVKIIGLTAGASTPEGIVQDCIKKLITLGVKEVEDVVFTTEDVVFQLPKPIVNARFGA; encoded by the coding sequence ATGAAATTACTGTTATCTAAGCCTCGGGGATTTTGCGCAGGCGTGGAACGGGCTATTGAGACAGTAGAAAAAGCTCTTTCTTTATGGGGTCGCCCTATTTATGTGAAGCACGAAATAGTCCATAATAAACATGTGGTAGAAAGTTTGAAAGCTAAAGGCGCCATCTTCATAGAAGAGGTAGATGAGGTTCCTAGGGGTGCACGCCTCATTTATTCAGCGCATGGCGTTTCACCAGCTGTACGCGCCGCGGCCCAAAAACGCAATTTAATTGAAATTGATGCCACCTGTGGTTTAGTCACTAGAGTTCACTCAGCTGTTAAACGCTTTGCTAATTTAGGATATCAGATCATATTAATTGGTCATCGCCATCATGTAGAGATTATTGGAACCGCAGGAGAAGCTCCTGAGGTAACAACTATTGTGGAATCGGTGGAAGATGTAGAAAATCTTACTTTTCAAAGTAGTGATAAGCTTTTTTACATTACCCAAACCACTTTAAGCTTGGATGATGTGGGAGAAATTACGCAAGCTTTGATAGCCAAATATTCTCATATTGTTACTTTGCCTAGTTCTTCTATTTGTTATGCTACTACAAATAGACAGCTTGCATTGCGTGAGATTACCGATGCTACCGATTTAGTTTTAGTAGTCGGTGATCCACAAAGCTCAAACTCTAACCGTTTACGTGAGTTAGCAGCTAATAAAGGAATTGCTTCCTATTTAATCAACGATGATAGCGAAATTGATCCCCAGTGGATAAAAGGTGTAAAAATTATAGGCCTTACAGCAGGTGCCTCTACCCCTGAGGGAATCGTGCAAGATTGTATTAAGAAACTTATTACTTTAGGGGTTAAAGAGGTTGAAGATGTAGTGTTTACTACCGAAGATGTTGTTTTTCAACTTCCAAAGCCTATCGTTAATGCGCGTTTTGGAGCTTAA
- a CDS encoding low molecular weight protein-tyrosine-phosphatase, translating to MITILFVCLGNICRSPAAEGILRHLINQEVALKNVKVQSCGLGSWHVGQLPDACMRQAASKRGIYLTSPAQAFHPKFLEDFDYIFAADQEILHHLYLRAKTVKQKAKIHLLTAFSQIYHHQNIPDPFYKGETAFDEVLDMIEEACKGFIEHLKTRNKHAEASA from the coding sequence GTGATCACTATATTATTTGTGTGCCTAGGTAATATTTGTCGCTCGCCAGCTGCTGAAGGAATCTTACGTCACCTCATTAATCAAGAGGTTGCTTTAAAAAATGTAAAAGTGCAAAGCTGTGGATTAGGCTCATGGCATGTAGGGCAACTTCCTGATGCATGTATGAGGCAGGCCGCTTCCAAGCGCGGCATTTATCTAACTTCTCCTGCACAAGCCTTTCATCCAAAGTTTTTAGAAGATTTTGATTACATTTTTGCTGCAGATCAGGAAATTCTGCATCATTTATACTTGCGCGCTAAAACAGTAAAGCAAAAGGCAAAGATTCATTTATTGACCGCATTTAGTCAAATTTATCATCATCAAAACATTCCTGATCCTTTTTATAAGGGAGAGACAGCCTTTGATGAGGTGTTGGATATGATCGAAGAGGCTTGTAAAGGATTTATCGAACATTTAAAAACTCGAAATAAACATGCGGAAGCATCTGCCTAG